A window of Streptomyces sp. NBC_01241 genomic DNA:
GACGGCCGAGTTCGGCGGCGAGCGCGTCGGTCGCCGCGGCCAGCTCCTCCAGGAACGTCAGCGCCCGGTCGTCGGCCAGGGCGTGGACGGCGTCCAGCCGCAGCCCGTCGAGCCGGTAGTCCCGCAGCCAGGCGAGCGCGCTGCCCAGCAGATATGCCCGCACCTCGTCCGAACCGGGCGCGTCGAGGTTGACCGCCGCACCCCACGGCGTGTGGTGGGTCTCGGTGAAGTACGGGCCGAAGGCCGGGAGGTGGTTGCCGGACGGGCCGAGGTGGTTGTGGACCACGTCCAGCACGACCGCGAGCCCGAGGCCGTGTGCCGTGTCGACAAAGCGCTTCAGTCCTTCCGGGCCGCCGTACGGTTCGTGCACGGCCCAGAGCGACACCCCCTCGTACCCCCAGCCGTGGGTGCCGGGGAAGGGACAGACCGGCATCAGCGACACATGGGTGATCCCCAGTTCGGCGAGATGGCCGAGCCGGGCCGCCGCGGCGTCGAAGGTGCCCTCGTCCGTGTACGTACCGATGTGCAGCTCGTACAGGACGGCGCCCGGCAGCCCCCGGCCCGCCCAGTCGTTGCGCCAGGCGTACGCCGATTGGTCGACGACGGCGCTCTCGCCGTCCGGCCCGTCCGGCTGCCGACGCGAACGCGGATCGGGCAGCACGGTCGCGCCGCCCGCGCTGCCGCCTTCACCACCCCCGCCGGCCTCGCCCGCGTTCAGAACGAAGCCGTAGCGGTCCCCGTCCACCGCCTCCGCCTCGACCGTCCACCAGCCGTCCCGCAGGGGATCACGCCCCATCGCGCGTGGTGCCCCCGCCAGTCGCAGTTCCACCGAGTCCGCATCCGGTGCCCATACCTCGAACAGCATGTAACGCTCCTCGTCTCCTCGCCCCCGTGCTCCATGGCCGGCAGCAGCCGCGACGGCTGACTCACGACACTGGATCGAGCCCGTTACTGGCGATTAAGGTCTGGCTCTGATCATTGCCCCGTCAGGTTCTGCTCAATACGCGCTCCCTCTTACGGCTGTGGAGGCCGAGATGACTGTGCCGTCGTTCCCGCCCGGTTTCCTCTGGGGGGCCTCCGCCTCCGCGTTCCAGACCGAAGGCGCGTCCGAGACCGACGGCAAGGGTCCCTCCGGCTGGGACGCCTTCGCCGCACAGCCCGGACGGATCAAGGACGGCACCGACACCACCCGCGCGACCGGCTTCCACCGGCACTACCGCGAGGACGTCGCCCTCCTGGCCGGCCTCGGCGCCGAGGCCTTCCGGTTCTCCATCAGCTGGCCCCGTGTGGTCCCCGGCGGCAGCGGACCGGTCAACCCGCAGGGGCTCGACTTCTACGACCGCCTCGTCGACGAACTCTGCGCCCACGGCATCACCCCGGCCCCCACCCTCTACCACTGGGACACCCCGCTGGCCCTGGACGAGGAGGGCGGCTGGCTCAACCGCGACACGGCCTACCGCTTCGCCGAGTACGCGGGCATCGTCGCCGAGCGCCTCGCCGACCGCGTACCGATGTGGATCACCATCAACGAACCGGCCGAAGTGACGATGCTCGGCTACGCCCTCGGCGAGCACGCACCGGGCCGCACCCTCCTCTTCGACGCCCTGCCCGCGGCCCACCACCAGCTCCTCGCCCACGGCCTGGCCGTCCGCGCCCTGCGCGGCGCGGGCGCGGACAACATCGGCGTCGCCGTCTCGCACACCCCCGTCTGGACCGCCGGGGACCGTGACGAGGACCGCCTGGGCGCGGAGTTGTACGACACCATCACCAACTGGATGTTCGCCGACCCGATCCTCACCGGCCGCTACCCCGACGAGAACTTCGCCGCGCTGATGCCGGGCCCGGTCGAGGACGACCTGGCGACCATCTCCACCCCCATCGACTGGTACGGGGTCAACTACTACAACCCCACCCTCGTCGGCGCCCCGTACACGGAAGCCCCGGACTCCTTCTCCGGCTTCCGGATGCCCGCCGAACTCCCTTTCGGCATCCGCGAGATAGAGGGGTACGAGAAGACCGACTTCGGCTGGCCCGTCGTCCCCGACGGCCTGCGCGAAACCCTCGTCCAGCTCCACAGCCGCTTCGGCGACCGGCTCCCGCCGCTCTACATCACCGAGAACGGCTGCGCCGTCGACGAGCCCGCCCGGGACACCCGCCGGATCGCCTACCTCGAAGGGCACCTGCGGGCCCTGCACGAGGCCATCGGCGCGGGCGTCGACGTCCGCGGCTACTTCACCTGGTCGCTCACCGACAACGTCGAATGGACCGAGGGCGCCAGCAAGCGGTTCGGCCTCGTCCACATCGACTACGAGACGCTGCGCCGGACGCCCAAGGACTCGTACGCCTGGTACCGGGAACTGATCCGCACACAGAAGTCCTCCGCGGTCCGGCACGGTGCCCCGGAGAGGCCCGGAGCTCACTGACCGCCCCGTGCCTCGAACGACCTCTTCCTCGAACGATCGTGTCAGCCGCCACTCGTGCGGGTGTGGATCTTCCATATCCCGATTCCGGCACCGGCTCCGTGATCAAACTTGCTCTGCGAGACGGGGATCGACCAGCCAAGAAGTGCTGTGCCGACTGAGCGGGAGTGAAGCTGCAAGGGCTTCGACCCGTCTGTGGGCCGGTGGATGGCGAGGCCCCCGGCGCTTGAGCCCAGGGCAGGAGTCCTGGGCAAGGACGGACACAGGGTAGGGCCGTGCACCTGACTCCACATGAACAAGAACGCCTGATGATTCACGTGGCGGCGGACGTCGCCGAGAAGCGACGGGCGCGGGGGGTGCGGCTCAACTACCCCGAGACAATGGCGTTGTTGATCGTGCACGTCCTCGAGGGTGCCCGGGATGGGAAGACCGTCGCTGACCTCATGTCCTCCGGGCGGAAGGTGCTGACGCGCGAGGAGGTCATGGAGGGCGTGCCCGAGATGATCGAGAACGTGCAGATGGAAGCCACGTTCCCGGACGGCACCAAGCTGGTCACCATCCACGAACCCCTCCCGGAGGCGGGCCGGGAGGAAGAGCCGATCGTCTGGCCGGGGAAGGTCGACTTCTCCACCCGCGAAGGAGACGAGGTCGTGGTCTTCAACCGGCGCAACAGGGAAGCGAATCAGGTCACCACGCTGTTGGTCGAGAACCCCGAGGACCGCCCCGTCCAGGTTGGTTCCCACTACCACTTCGCCGAGGTGAACGACGGGCTGGTCTTCAACCGCAAGGAGGCGTGGGGCAAGCGGCTGAACGTACCGGCCGGCAGCTCCGTACGTTTCGAGCCCGGCATCACCGAAGAGGTCGAACTCGTGCCCATCGAAGGCGAGCGTGTGGTCCACGGTCTGCGCGAAAAGGTCAAGGGTCTGCCCCGGAAGGTCAAGGGGTCGCTCGACAACACCAAGGGTTCGTTCGACGCGGGGCGGGTGTGAATTCCGTGACCGAGTGCCCCGATTGCTCCTGCTGCCAGGAGACGCCGAAGCCTTCCGACCCGTTGACCCGTGCTGCCTACGCGGACCGGTACGGCCCCACGACCCGCGACCGCATCCGCCTCGCCGACACCGCGCTGCAGATCAAGATCGAGGACGACTGGTCGGGCGGACCCGAGCACAGCGGCAACGAGATGGTCTTCGGCGGCGGCAAGGTCATCCGGGAGTCGATGGGACAGTCCATCGCGCCGCGCGACCCGGACAGCTCCGACAAAGCGGCCGGTGGGCGTGTCCTGCCCCCTGACACCGTCATCACCGGCGTTGTGGTCCTGGACCACTGGGGCATCGTCAAGGCCGATGTCGCCATCCGGGACGGCGACATCGTCGCGTTCGGCAAGGCGTACAACCCCGAGACCATGAACCGCCTGCACGACGGAGCGCGCAAGCACAACGGCATCGGCCCGGCTCCCACGGACTTCGTCATCGGTCCGGACACCGAGGTCATCGCGGGCAAGGGCAGGATCCTCACCGCCGGCGGGGTCGACACCCACGTCCACTTCATCTGCCCCGACCAGATCGACGAGGCGCTGGCCGCAGGTGTCACCACCCTGATCGGCGGCGGCACGGGGCCGGCGGAGGGCAGCACCGCCACCACCGTGACGCCCGGCTCCTGGCACATCAATCGCACCTTCGAGGCGCTGGACTCCTTCCCGGTCAACATCGGTCTGCTCGGCAAGGGCGCCACCATGTCGAAGGAGTCCATGCTCGACCAGGTGGACGCCGGCATCATCGGGTTCAAGGTTCACGAGGACTGGGGTGCCACCCCGGCCGTCATCGACCAGTGCCTGGACATCTGCGAGAAGACCGGAGTGCAGCTCGCGCTCCACGCCGATTCACTGAACGAGGCAGGCTTCGTCAAGGACACCATCGACGCCATCAAGAAGCGTTCCATCCACGTCTTCCACGTCGAGGGCGCCGGCGGTGGCCACGCCCCCGACATGATCAAAATGGTGCAGGAAGGCAACGTACTGCCCGCCTCGACCAATCCCACCCGGCCGCTGACCGTCAACACGGTCAAGGAACACTTCGACATGGTGATGGTCTGCCATCACCTCAACCCGAAGGTCGAGGAGGACCTGGCCTTCGCGGACTCCCGGATCCGGCCCTCCACGATGGCCGCCGAAGACATCCTGCACGACCTCGGCGCCATCTCGATCATGTCCTCGGACGCCCAGGCCATGGGCCGAATCGGCGAGATGATCATGCGGACCTGGCAGACCGCGCACGTCATGAAGGTACGCCGGGGCTTCCTGGAGGAGGACCTGCCGCAGGACATGAAGACGCAGGACAAGAAGACGCAGGACAAGAAGCCGGTGGATGGGCCGGCCGACAACCGGCGCGCCCGCCGGTACGTCGCGAAGTACACCATCAACCCGGCCATCGCCCAGGGAATCGACCAGGTGGTCGGATCGGTGGAGACCGGCAAACTGGCCGACCTGGTGCTGTGGGAGCCGAAGTTCTTCGGGGTCAAGCCGCACCTCGTCATCAAGGGCGGGCAGATCGCGTACGCGCAGGTGGGTGACGCGAATGCGTCCATCCCCACCCCGCAGCCGGTCCTGCCACGCCCCATGTGGGGGTCCACGGGTCTGGCACCTGGCGCCATCTCCTACAACTTCGTCACCCAACGGGCCATCGACCACTTCGCCGCCCAACAGGCCGACGACGCCACCACCAAGAAGACTAAAGACAGCGCTGGGCCCGGACGGCGCAGGCTGAACAAGCAGTTCAAGGCCATCACCAGCACGCGCGGTGTCTTCAAGAAGCACATGAAGGAGAACGACGCCACCCCCGAGGTCGAGATCGACGCCGACACCTACGAGGTCGTCGTCGGCGGCGCGAAGGTGACGGACGTGACGGCCTTCGTCGACGACCACATCGTCGACCGCGCCTACGCCTCCGAACTACCGATGGCACAGCGGTACTTCCTCTTCTGATGATCTCGAAGGAGCACCGATGAACCGCGCCGCGCTGTTCGTCCTGGCCGACGGCCGGTTCCCCGCCGGAGGGCACGCGCACTCCGGGGGAGCCGAACCGGCCGTGGCCGCGGGCCGCATCAGGGACGCGGACTCGCTTCAGGACTTCTGCCGGGGACGGCTGCACACCGCGGGCCTGGTCGCGGCGGCACTCGCCGCCGCGGCTGCCGCCGGCCACGATCCACTGGACCTGGACGAGGCCGCCGACGCCCGCACTCCGGTGCAGGCCCTTCGGACCACCGCCCGCAAACTCGGACGGCAGATGATGCGGGCAGCTCGCGCCACCTGGCCTTCGGCCGAGCTGGACGGCCTGGCCGCGGCCAGGCCGCAGGGCGCGCACCAGCCGGTGGTGCTGGGTCTGGCCGCCCGGTCGGCCGGCCTCGCGCCGCTGGATGCCGCGTATGCGGCGGCATACGAGACCATCAGCGGGCCGGCCACGGCGACGGTTCGGCTGCTGAGCCTGGACCCGTTCCACGCCACCGCTGTCCTCGCCCGCCTGGCCCCCGACCTCGACCGGATTGCCGCCGCAGCCGCCGCCGCTGCCGCACGCATCCATGAGGAGGGGACCGGCGCGCTGCCCGCCGCCTCAGCGCCGCTGCTCGACATCACCGCGCAGCAGCACGCCGCCTGGCCGGTACGGCTCTTCGCCTCCTGACCGCCCGCACCACGAGACCACGCACGACGGGAGTTCTTATGCATCTCGACC
This region includes:
- a CDS encoding GH1 family beta-glucosidase, translated to MTVPSFPPGFLWGASASAFQTEGASETDGKGPSGWDAFAAQPGRIKDGTDTTRATGFHRHYREDVALLAGLGAEAFRFSISWPRVVPGGSGPVNPQGLDFYDRLVDELCAHGITPAPTLYHWDTPLALDEEGGWLNRDTAYRFAEYAGIVAERLADRVPMWITINEPAEVTMLGYALGEHAPGRTLLFDALPAAHHQLLAHGLAVRALRGAGADNIGVAVSHTPVWTAGDRDEDRLGAELYDTITNWMFADPILTGRYPDENFAALMPGPVEDDLATISTPIDWYGVNYYNPTLVGAPYTEAPDSFSGFRMPAELPFGIREIEGYEKTDFGWPVVPDGLRETLVQLHSRFGDRLPPLYITENGCAVDEPARDTRRIAYLEGHLRALHEAIGAGVDVRGYFTWSLTDNVEWTEGASKRFGLVHIDYETLRRTPKDSYAWYRELIRTQKSSAVRHGAPERPGAH
- a CDS encoding urease subunit gamma, which encodes MHLTPHEQERLMIHVAADVAEKRRARGVRLNYPETMALLIVHVLEGARDGKTVADLMSSGRKVLTREEVMEGVPEMIENVQMEATFPDGTKLVTIHEPLPEAGREEEPIVWPGKVDFSTREGDEVVVFNRRNREANQVTTLLVENPEDRPVQVGSHYHFAEVNDGLVFNRKEAWGKRLNVPAGSSVRFEPGITEEVELVPIEGERVVHGLREKVKGLPRKVKGSLDNTKGSFDAGRV
- the ureC gene encoding urease subunit alpha, with amino-acid sequence MNSVTECPDCSCCQETPKPSDPLTRAAYADRYGPTTRDRIRLADTALQIKIEDDWSGGPEHSGNEMVFGGGKVIRESMGQSIAPRDPDSSDKAAGGRVLPPDTVITGVVVLDHWGIVKADVAIRDGDIVAFGKAYNPETMNRLHDGARKHNGIGPAPTDFVIGPDTEVIAGKGRILTAGGVDTHVHFICPDQIDEALAAGVTTLIGGGTGPAEGSTATTVTPGSWHINRTFEALDSFPVNIGLLGKGATMSKESMLDQVDAGIIGFKVHEDWGATPAVIDQCLDICEKTGVQLALHADSLNEAGFVKDTIDAIKKRSIHVFHVEGAGGGHAPDMIKMVQEGNVLPASTNPTRPLTVNTVKEHFDMVMVCHHLNPKVEEDLAFADSRIRPSTMAAEDILHDLGAISIMSSDAQAMGRIGEMIMRTWQTAHVMKVRRGFLEEDLPQDMKTQDKKTQDKKPVDGPADNRRARRYVAKYTINPAIAQGIDQVVGSVETGKLADLVLWEPKFFGVKPHLVIKGGQIAYAQVGDANASIPTPQPVLPRPMWGSTGLAPGAISYNFVTQRAIDHFAAQQADDATTKKTKDSAGPGRRRLNKQFKAITSTRGVFKKHMKENDATPEVEIDADTYEVVVGGAKVTDVTAFVDDHIVDRAYASELPMAQRYFLF
- a CDS encoding urease accessory protein UreF: MNRAALFVLADGRFPAGGHAHSGGAEPAVAAGRIRDADSLQDFCRGRLHTAGLVAAALAAAAAAGHDPLDLDEAADARTPVQALRTTARKLGRQMMRAARATWPSAELDGLAAARPQGAHQPVVLGLAARSAGLAPLDAAYAAAYETISGPATATVRLLSLDPFHATAVLARLAPDLDRIAAAAAAAAARIHEEGTGALPAASAPLLDITAQQHAAWPVRLFAS